A window of Desulfobulbus oralis genomic DNA:
AGTTCGTCTAAATCTCGCCGTTCAAACAGGTTGAGCTGAAGAAGCCGCAAAATCTGCAAGATAGACTGCCCCAAGCGGCTCTGAAATTTGGTGAACGCCACCAGAAGATACGCGCACAAGGCAATCCACAGTTGCGTCCGAACCGCGTTCATGCTAGGTTCAGGCCTCATTAATTGCCAAAAAGCAGAAAATCTGGTTAGTTGTGCTCAGGGAGGACGCCATGAGCCAACTGTTCTACCTTTCTGCCGAGCAACTCGAACGTATCAAGCCCTTCTTTCCACGTTCACATGGTATTCCGCGGGTCGATGACCGGAAGGTCATCAGCGGCATCATTTATGTCATCAAACATGGCTTGCAGTGGAAGGACGCGCCGCGCGAGTATGGCCCTTATAAAACGCTCTACAATCGTTTTTTGCGTTGGAGCCAGATGGGCATCTTCAACAACATTTTTACCGAATTGGCAAAAACAGCGGGACAGGATGGCCAGGTGATGATCGATGCGACCCACCTCAAGGCGCATCGTACCGCCGCCAGTTTGCTCAAAAAAGGGCTCTTTCCCGCTGCATCGGCCGCACAAAGGGCGGGCTGAACTCCAAACTCCATGCCCTTTGCGACGCTCACGGCAGGCCCCTGGCCATGACGCTCACGGCAGGCCAGGTAAGCGACTACAAAGGAGCCGCCCTGCTTATGGATGCCATAGATGCTTTGCCTGAGGCCAGGGCGCTGCTGGCGGACCGTGGTTATGACGCCGACTGGTTCCGTGATGCCCTGCGTACCAGAGGCATTACGCCCTGCATCCCGCCCAGAAGGAGCCGAAAGAGACCCTGCTCGTACGATCAAAATCTGTATAAACAGCGGCATAAGATCGAGATCATGTTTGGCAGGATCAAGGACTGGCGGAGAATAGCCATGCGTTATGACCGCTGCGCACATACCTTCTTTTCAGCTCTGTGCCTCGCGGCTTCCGTCATATTCTATCTCGATTAATGAGGCCTGAGCCTAGTGCCCACGAAGCTCTTCACTTTCAGGTGTTGCTTGATCCACTTGAAAAAGAGTTCCACCTGCCACCGCTCCTTGTACAGCGCCGCCACTGTGGTAGCCGGAATCCCAGGCGCATTGGGCAGAAACTCGTATTCCTCGCCTGTAGACCCATCCAGAAAGCGCACCTTGCACAACGTGCCTTTCACGCCTTTGAGCTGGATTTTCCTGTCTTCCAGTACGCCAGGACTTTTGCGCCCCCGGCGTTTCGCGCCAGGATGAATCACTGCCCCGTGCTTCAGCCGCGTCACGAAACGAACGCCTTCTTCCGTCAGTTCCTGGTACCACTGGCAGTCCGTGTAGCCGCGATCAAAGACCACCCATGAGCCTCGGGGCAGACTCAGTTTTCGGGCCATGTTGATCTCATGAACCTTCCCTGTCGTCATGTCCACAAAATCGGGAAGCTAGCCGTCCGCGGAGACACCCACCTGCATTTTCACCGCGTCTTTGCCGGTGCGGCAGCTGGCCCGGGAGAACAGCGACAGCGACAGTTCAATCACCGTGGCGTCAAGCAGATAGACCTTGCCTCCGTCCTTGAAGTGGAACTTTTGCCTGGGTGGAGCGAAGGCCTGACAACGGGCCAAAAGCGCCTGAAACACTTTCTCAAAGAGCTCCGGGGAGTGCCTTCGCTGGCCCGTGCCAGGCTGGAACGGCTGAATGAGTCCAGGCCCAGGTGGTAGAGTTTGTGGAGTTGTGGCGAGAAAGTAGCCATTATGCCGCGCAAGCTGTCGCGCCCGGTGAGTTGCCCTGTCATCATGACCACAAACTGTGTCCAAACGGAAACTGCCCGGCGATGCACTTTGGGCAACACCGCTCGACGGACTTGCTCAAACTCATGTCTCGGAAAAACTCTAAGCACTTGGCTCAAAATCGTGTTACAATGCTCCATGGCTTGGATCTCCTTGGTTTTAATGAACTTTTTGTAAATCCATTATAACACACCAGGGATTCCAAGCCTTCATTTTCTCCAGAAATCATTGATATTTTGCGGGGCAGCAGTGGAGTGCGTTGAAAGAGTTGCTGAAAGAAGCGTTCGGACTGGACAAGAAACAAAGAGAGAGGGCTGCGGAAATTACCCGCCAGCTTCGCGAGGGAGAGAGGTGGTTCCCTTTTTCAGACAGTTTGGCGGCAAGTTTAAGGTGGGCTTGTGTCATAGTTAAGCCACCAAGACAAGTTCCCGCTCTCCGGCATAGCCGGGCAGAGGAAGTTGCCAATATGCCTCATCCGGGGTACGGCTGTCCAGCGAGGAATGAGGACGTTTGCTGTTGTAGTAATCAATCCAATGTTTCAACCCTTGCCTGAGTTCCCTGCCGTCAGCAAAGGCATGCAGATACACGCATTCGTATTTCAGGGAACGCCACAAGCGCTCTATCATCACATTGTCGCGCCAGCTTCCCTTGCCGTCCATGGAAATGCGAACTCCGGCAGCCTGCAGGGTGCCAACGAAGTCATCGCTCGTAAACTGGCTGCCCTGATCCGTATTAAAAATATCTGGCGCGCCATAACGGTCCAGGGCTTCTTCAAGCGCCTCAATACAAAAATCAGCCTCCAGAGTGTTGGACAAACGCCAGGACAAAACCTTGCGGCTGGCCCAGTCCATCACGGCTACCAGGTAAAAAAAGCCGCGCTGCATTGGAATGTAACTGATATCCGCAGTCCATACCTGGCCGGACCGATTGATCTGCAGGCCGCGCAACAGATAGGGAAATACCCTGTGGTGCGGATGCGGTCTGGAAGTGTTGGCCTTCTGGTAGATGGCTCTCAGGCCCATCAATCCCATCAGACGGCGGATTCGTTTACGGCCAACCCGATAGCCTGCACGCCGTAAATGACGCATCATCTGCCGGGCTCCATACCAGGCCGTGTGCAGATATTGTTCGTCGATGAGTCGCATCAGGCGCAGGTTCTCCTCGCTTTCTCCAGTCGGGCGATGGTACCAGCCCGAGCGTGACAGGGCCAGCAAACGGCATTGCCTGGA
This region includes:
- a CDS encoding IS5 family transposase (programmed frameshift) — translated: MSQLFYLSAEQLERIKPFFPRSHGIPRVDDRKVISGIIYVIKHGLQWKDAPREYGPYKTLYNRFLRWSQMGIFNNIFTELAKTAGQDGQVMIDATHLKAHRTAASLLKKGLFSRCIGRTKGGLNSKLHALCDAHGRPLAMTLTAGQVSDYKGAALLMDAIDALPEARALLADRGYDADWFRDALRTRGITPCIPPRRSRKRPCSYDQNLYKQRHKIEIMFGRIKDWRRIAMRYDRCAHTFFSALCLAASVIFYLD
- a CDS encoding IS3 family transposase (programmed frameshift), yielding MSTTRRRRFSAEFKAKIALEAIRGGQTIAELASRYELHPNLITSWKRQAMDNMAAAFAGASERKSKTSEAQIKELHAKIGQLTVERDFLANGLRALSLSCERRKKLVDPNHEQLSISRQCRLLALSRSGWYHRPTGESEENLRLMRLIDEQYLHTAWYGARQMMRHLRRAGYRVGRKRIRRLMGLMGLRAIYQKANTSRPHPHHRVFPYLLRGLQINRSGQVWTADISYIPMQRGFFYLVAVMDWASRKVLSWRLSNTLEADFCIEALEEALDRYGAPDIFNTDQGSQFTSDDFVGTLQAAGVRISMDGKGSWRDNVMIERLWRSLKYECVYLHAFADGRELRQGLKHWIDYYNSKRPHSSLDSRTPDEAYWQLPLPGYAGERELVLVA